The Pseudoalteromonas tunicata genome segment TGGTTGTTTTTTAATCTTTGTGCATTACGGTGTACTTAGTTTGATTTTACGTAGTAAGCGATAGGGTCGATCAAACTCGGCTTCGATTAAAATAGCGCAATTTGGCGTTTGTTTATCGAGCTTTAACTGAATTTACATTATGATGTGTTACAGCATGATATTTATAAATTTATTTTGTATTGCAGTTAGATTTAACCGCAGTTTTATAACAAGGAATAATTATGGTTCAACCCAATTTTTCTGGGATCAGCAAAAGAATGCTTATTTTGGCTGCAACCGTAGTGGTTTTGGCTGGAGTAAAAGCGGCAAGTGTGGTGATTGTGCCATTTTTGCTTTCGCTTTTTTTAGCTATTATTTGTAACCCACTGATTAATATTTGCGCCCGCTATCGCATTCCAAAAGGTGTGGCGGTTATTTTAGTTATCCTATTGATTGTATTGCTCGGTATGTCGCTTGCTGGCTTGGTTGGGCAATCACTGAATGATTTTTCAAGAAACATCCCAGAATACAAAATTAAGTTACAACAAGAATTTGTGTGGGCGGTTGAAGTTGCAGCAAAATACAATATTTTGCTCAATAAAGAACAAATTTTAGAGTTATTTGATCCGGGTAAAGTGATTGATATGGCGTCAAACATGCTTGCGGGCTTGGGTGGCGTGATGGCTAATTTGTTTTTAATTATTTTGACTGTGGTGTTTATGTTGTTTGAAGCGCCAGTTATCGGTAAAAAAGTACATTTGGCATTAGATGATCCGCAAATGAAAATGCGCCAAATCGACCGTTTTTTAGAATCAGTGAATGCCTATTTAGCAATAAAAACCTTAGTGAGTTTAGCCACTGGTGTGCTGGTGGGGCTGTTGCTCTGGATTTTAAGCGTTGATTACTTTGTACTTTGGGGTGTACTTGCTTTTATGTTTAATTACATTCCCAATATCGGTTCTATTATTGCAGCTGTACCGGCCGTTTTGTTAGCACTGATCCTGCAAGGCCCTGCGGTAGCCGGCATGGTGGGCTTTGGTTATATCGCCATTAATACTGTGATGGGCAATGTAGTTGAGCCCAAATACATGGGCCGAGGTTTAGGGCTTTCGACGCTGGTGGTATTTTTATCACTCATTTTTTGGGGCTGGTTGCTTGGCACTGTCGGTATGCTGTTATCTGTTCCATTAACTATGATAGTTAAAATTGGTTTGGAATCGAGTGATGAAGGTCGCTGGCTTGCTGTATTACTTGGTTCTGGTGAGGAAGATACGCCAGCAATTGAGGTATTGTCGAAACCCGATGAAAGAGTAAACGTCGAACAACAATAGATAATCAGTAATGTTAGGCAATACATTCAGTTAAATGTAAAAAGCACCCGAGGGTGCTTTTTTAAACGGTTTGACATCTGTTATTTAAATTTTAAGCCTTCAACACGCTGCTGATTTAGCTGTAACTCACAGCGTTTATAAGTAATAGTTGCTGCAATTGTATCGGGTAATAAATCTAAATAGCGCCAGCGACAGCTATCTTCAACGTATTTTACAAACTCTTGTTCGGCTCGGGTAAATACTTTTAGTAGTTGGACATTTCCGGTTTCGTTTTGCTTTTTTTCTAAATCGAACTCAATTTTATTACGCCAAGTTTGTGCAATATTTTGCTGCTCGGTAATCTTATTTTCTAAACAACGAATGTAACGCGGGTTGGTTGACTTGTCGTTGTCACAGCCATCGTTAAAGGCTGCTTGGGCAACAGTGCTGATATTTGCCAGCACTAAAAATCCAACAGTATTAATGAACGTTTTGTTTAAATGTAACATTAAATAATGCGCCTCCTAAGGGGCTGTCACTAATGGTTAATTGGCCTTGATAGGCTGATACTAGATCATTGACGATGGCCATGCCAATCCCATGGCCTGCCTCATAACTGTCGAGGCGTTTACCACGCTCAACTAAACTTGCACGGTCTTTGGCTTTTATGCCTGGTCCATCATCCGCGACTTCAATGATTAACGTGTGGTTTTCTGTGCTGATTGTAATGACTACATGGCTAACACAGGCTTTGCAGGCATTATCAATCAGGTTGCCTAAAATTTCCATTAAATCAGTTTTGTCACCAAGGAAAAACATTTCTTTAGAACAGCTTAGGTCAATATTAAAGGCTTTGTCACGATAAACCTTGCTCATGGCATTGATGATCGAATCACAGACAGGTTTAATTGTGGTGTGTTTTTTCCAAGTGTCAGTGGCACCTGTTGCCGCGCGTTTGAGTTGATGTTCAATCATATGATTGATGCGATCGAGTTGTTCATTATTTTCTGGACTATGAGCCATTTCGCTTGATTTTAGCACTGCAAGGGGCGTTTTTAACGCGTGGGCTAAATCACTCAGAGATTTACGGTATTGCTCTTTTTGGCGTTGCTGAGAGGCTAACAGTAAGTTTAAATCTTGCTGGATCTTTATTAATTCAATTGGATAGCGGCCGGTGATTTCGGTTGCTTGACCG includes the following:
- a CDS encoding ATP-binding protein: MVMPVISLKIRQGFILVFLLVVALPILFISIGKSYYASLVNATENTLEAHIYTLVAEVDFAENSVEMPQNLFASELNRINSDTFAYIYQDEEKRWQSESSLNQDLVPQIGQAPIGETLFEKIQFQDKEYWQMRFSLVYETNQSSHTFSFYLLKDNASLLETMQEFRQTLVDWLIIMGVVITVLLMIGFVWSARPLQRLDHEIKEIELGQATEITGRYPIELIKIQQDLNLLLASQQRQKEQYRKSLSDLAHALKTPLAVLKSSEMAHSPENNEQLDRINHMIEHQLKRAATGATDTWKKHTTIKPVCDSIINAMSKVYRDKAFNIDLSCSKEMFFLGDKTDLMEILGNLIDNACKACVSHVVITISTENHTLIIEVADDGPGIKAKDRASLVERGKRLDSYEAGHGIGMAIVNDLVSAYQGQLTISDSPLGGALFNVTFKQNVH
- a CDS encoding AI-2E family transporter, with amino-acid sequence MVQPNFSGISKRMLILAATVVVLAGVKAASVVIVPFLLSLFLAIICNPLINICARYRIPKGVAVILVILLIVLLGMSLAGLVGQSLNDFSRNIPEYKIKLQQEFVWAVEVAAKYNILLNKEQILELFDPGKVIDMASNMLAGLGGVMANLFLIILTVVFMLFEAPVIGKKVHLALDDPQMKMRQIDRFLESVNAYLAIKTLVSLATGVLVGLLLWILSVDYFVLWGVLAFMFNYIPNIGSIIAAVPAVLLALILQGPAVAGMVGFGYIAINTVMGNVVEPKYMGRGLGLSTLVVFLSLIFWGWLLGTVGMLLSVPLTMIVKIGLESSDEGRWLAVLLGSGEEDTPAIEVLSKPDERVNVEQQ
- a CDS encoding lysozyme inhibitor LprI family protein is translated as MLHLNKTFINTVGFLVLANISTVAQAAFNDGCDNDKSTNPRYIRCLENKITEQQNIAQTWRNKIEFDLEKKQNETGNVQLLKVFTRAEQEFVKYVEDSCRWRYLDLLPDTIAATITYKRCELQLNQQRVEGLKFK